A region from the Lemur catta isolate mLemCat1 chromosome 7, mLemCat1.pri, whole genome shotgun sequence genome encodes:
- the UBE4A gene encoding ubiquitin conjugation factor E4 A isoform X1, with translation MTDQENNNNISSNPFAALFGSLADAKQFAAIQKEQLKQQSDELPASPDDSDNSVSESLDEFDYSVAEISRSFRSQQEICEQLNINHMIQRIFLITLDNSDPSLKSGNGIPSRCVYLEEMAVELEDQDCLDMNNVEQALFARLLLQDPGNHLINMTSSTTLNLSADRDAGERHIFCYLYSCFQRAKEEITKVPENLLPFAVQCRNLTVSNTRTVLLTPEIYVDQNIHEQLVDLMLEAIQGAHFEDVTEFLEEVIEALILDEEVRTFPEVMIPVFDILLGRIKDLELCQILLYAYLDILLYFTRQKDLAKVFVEYIQPKDPNNGQMYQKTLLGVILNISCLLKTPGVVENHGYFLNPSRSSPQEIKVQEANIHQFMAQFHEKIYQMLKNLLQLSPETKHCILSWLGNCLHANAGRTKIWANQMPEIFFQMYASDAFFLNLGAALLKLCQPFCKPRSSRLLTFNPTYCALKELNDEERKIKNVHMRGLDKETCLIPTVQEPKFPQNYNLVTENLALTEYTLYLGFHRLHDQMVKINQNLHRLQVTWRDAQQSSSPAADNLREQFERLMTIYLSTKTAMTEPQMLQNCLNLQVSMAVLLVQLAIGNEGSQPIELTFPLPDGYSSLGYVPEFFADNLGDFLIFLRRFADDILETSADSLEHVLHFITIFTGSVERMKNPHLRAKLAEVLEAVMPHLDQTPNPLVSSVFHRKRVFCNFPHAPQLAEALIKVFVDIEFTGDPHQFEQKFNYRRPMYPILKYMWGTDTYRESIKDLADFASKNLEAMNPPLFLRFLNLLMNDAIFLLDEAIQYLSKIKIQQIEKDRGEWDSLTPEARREKEAGLQMFGQLARFHNIMSNETIGTLAFLTSEIRSLFVHPFLAERIISMLNYFLQHLVGPKMGALKVKDFSEFDFKPQQLVSDICTIYLNLGDEENFCATVPKDGRSYSPTLFAQTVRVLKKINKPGNMILAFSNLAEKIKSLADLQQQEEETYADACDEFLDPIMSTLMCDPVVLPSSRVTVDRSTIARHLLSDQTDPFNRSPLTMDQIRPNTELKEKIQRWLAERKQQQKEQLE, from the exons ATGACAGACCAGGAGAATAACAACAACATCTCAAGTAACCCCTTTGCTGCTCTTTTTGGCTCCCTGGCTGATGCCAAGCAGTTCGCAGCAATCCAAAAAGAGCAGCTGAAGCAACAATCTG ATGAACTTCCAGCTAGCCCAGATGACTCGGATAATAGTGTATCAGAGAGCCTGGATGAATTTGATTACTCTGTGGCTGAAATTAGCCGCTCATTCCGGTCACAGCAGGAAATATGTGAGCAACTCAACATCAATCACATGATCCAAAGGATCTTCCTCATTACTCTGGACAACA GTGATCCAAGCTTGAAAAGTGGGAATGGCATCCCCAGCCGATGTGTATATTTGGAAGAAATGGCAGTAGAGCTGGAAGATCAAGACTGCCTTGATATGAACAATGTTGAGCAG GCCCTCTTTGCTCGCTTATTACTTCAAGATCCAGGCAATCACTTGATTAACATGACTTCTTCTACAACGTTGAATCTCTCTGCTGATCGAGATGCAGGGGAGAGGCACATTTTTTGCTACCTTTACTCCTGCTTCCAAAGAGCCAAGGAAGAG ATTACCAAAGTTCCAGAGAACTTGCTACCCTTTGCAGTGCAGTGTAGGAATCTCACTGTGTCCAATACCCGAACAGTTCTCCTCACCCCGGAGATCTACGTTGACCAAAACATCCACGAGCAGCTGGTAGATTTGATGTTGGAAGCCATTCAAGGAGCCC ATTTTGAAGATGTAACTGAGTTTCTGGAAGAGGTCATTGAAGCCTTGATATTAGATGAGGAAGTTCGAACATTTCCAGAAGTCATGATTCCAGTGTTTGATATTTTATTGGGCCGAATAAAAGATCTAGAGCTCTGCCAGATCCTGTTGTATGCATATCTGGATATTCTTCTTTATTTCACTAGGCAAAAGGATTTGGCAAAG GTTTTTGTAGAATATATTCAGCCCAAGGACCCTAATAATGGGCAGATGTACCAGAAGACCTTGCTGGGAGTAATTCTGAATATCTCTTGCTTATTAAAGACTCCAGGTGTTGTAGAAAATCATGGCTACTTCCTGAATCCATCTCGTTCCAGTCCCCAGGAGATCAAAGTACAAGAGGCCAACATCCATCAG TTCATGGCTCAGTTCCATGAAAAGATCTACCAGATGCTGAAGAACTTACTCCAGCTCTCTCCAGAAACCAAGCACTGTATCTTGTCCTGGCTTGGAAACTGTTTGCATGCAAATGCAGGCCGCACCAAGATTTGGGCCAATCAGATGCCAGAAATCTTCTTCCAAATGTATGCCTCGGATGCCTTCTTTCTGAATCTGGGTGCTGCTCTCCTGAAGCTGTGCCAGCCATTTTGCAAGCCCAGATCCTCTCGGCTCCTCACCTTTAATCCCACTTACTGTGCCCTGAAGGAGTTGAATGATGAAGAacgaaaaattaaaaatgtacacatgAGAG GTTTGGACAAAGAAACCTGTTTGATCCCAACTGTGCAGGAGCCGAAGTTTCCCCAAAACTACAACCTTGTAACAGAGAACCTTGCCCTGACAGAGTACACTTTGTACTTGGGATTTCACAG GTTGCATGATCAGATGGTAAAGATCAACCAAAATCTGCATCGGCTGCAGGTTACCTGGCGGGACGCTCAGCAAAGCTCTAGCCCTGCTGCTGACAATCTCCGCGAGCAGTTTGAACGGCTGATGACCATCTATCTTTCTACCAAGACTGCCATGACTGAGCCACAGATGCTACAAAACTGCCTAAATTTGCAGGTGTCCATGGCTGTACTACTGGTTCAGTTGGCCATAGGCAATGAGGGCTCACAGCCAATAGAGCTAACTTTTCCTTTGCCAGATGGCTACAGTTCTTTGGGTTATGTGCCAG aattctTTGCAGATAACCTGGgtgatttcctcatttttctccGCCGCTTTGCCGATGACATTTTGGAGACATCAGCAGATTCGCTGGAGCATGTCCTTCACTTTATTACCATTTTCACTGGAAGCGTAGAAAG AATGAAGAATCCCCACCTAAGGGCCAAATTAGCTGAAGTGTTAGAAGCAGTGATGCCCCACCTGGATCAGACTCCAAATCCCTTGGTATCCAGTGTTTTCCATCGGAAGCGTGTGTTCTGCAATTTTCCACATGCACCCCAACTTGCAGAAGCTCTGATCAAGGTTTTTGTGGACATTGAGTTTACAG GAGACCCCCATCAATTTGAACAGAAGTTTAATTACCGCCGTCCCATGTATCCCATCCTAAAATACATGTGGGGGACAGATACCTATCGGGAAAGCATTAAG GATTTGGCTGACTTTGCCTCTAAGAATCTAGAAGCCATGAATCCTCCACTTTTCCTCCGCTTTCTTAACCTGCTAATGAATGATGCCATCTTCCTTTTGGATGAAGCCATACAg TATTTGAGCAAGATAAAGATTCAGCAGATTGAGAAGGACCGAGGTGAATGGGATAGTCTGACTCCAGAAGCCCGCCGAGAGAAGGAGGCTGGCCTACAGATGTTTGGACAGCTGGCACGTTTCCATAACATCATGTCCAACGAAACAATTGGTACCCTTGCCTTTCTAACATCAG AGATCAGATCACTCTTTGTGCATCCCTTCCTGGCTGAGCGCATCATCTCCATGCTGAACTACTTCCTGCAGCACTTGGTTGGCCCCAAGATGGGTGCCTTAAAAGTCAAAGACTTCAGCGAATTTGACTTCAAACCTCAGCAGCTTGTATCAGATATCTGCACTATCTACTTAAATCTTGG GGATGAGGAGAATTTCTGTGCCACTGTGCCCAAAGATGGACGTTCCTATTCCCCAACTCTCTTTGCGCAGACAGTTCGAGtcctgaagaaaataaataagcctGGGAATATGATCCTAGCTTTCAGTAACTTAGCAGAGAAAATcaag TCTCTTGCAGACCTCCAACAACAGGAAGAGGAGACCTATGCAGATGCCTGTGATGAATTCCTGGATCCCATCATGAGCACACTGATGTGTGACCCTGTGGTGCTGCCATCTTCCAGAGTCACTGTGGATCGATCCACTATTGCTAGACATTTGCTCAG TGACCAAACAGATCCCTTTAATCGTAGTCCCCTAACCATGGACCAGATCCGGCCAAAcacagaactaaaagaaaaaatccagCGGTGGCTCGCAGAGAGGAAGCAACAACAAAAGGAGCAACTTGAATAA
- the UBE4A gene encoding ubiquitin conjugation factor E4 A isoform X2 produces MAVELEDQDCLDMNNVEQALFARLLLQDPGNHLINMTSSTTLNLSADRDAGERHIFCYLYSCFQRAKEEITKVPENLLPFAVQCRNLTVSNTRTVLLTPEIYVDQNIHEQLVDLMLEAIQGAHFEDVTEFLEEVIEALILDEEVRTFPEVMIPVFDILLGRIKDLELCQILLYAYLDILLYFTRQKDLAKVFVEYIQPKDPNNGQMYQKTLLGVILNISCLLKTPGVVENHGYFLNPSRSSPQEIKVQEANIHQFMAQFHEKIYQMLKNLLQLSPETKHCILSWLGNCLHANAGRTKIWANQMPEIFFQMYASDAFFLNLGAALLKLCQPFCKPRSSRLLTFNPTYCALKELNDEERKIKNVHMRGLDKETCLIPTVQEPKFPQNYNLVTENLALTEYTLYLGFHRLHDQMVKINQNLHRLQVTWRDAQQSSSPAADNLREQFERLMTIYLSTKTAMTEPQMLQNCLNLQVSMAVLLVQLAIGNEGSQPIELTFPLPDGYSSLGYVPEFFADNLGDFLIFLRRFADDILETSADSLEHVLHFITIFTGSVERMKNPHLRAKLAEVLEAVMPHLDQTPNPLVSSVFHRKRVFCNFPHAPQLAEALIKVFVDIEFTGDPHQFEQKFNYRRPMYPILKYMWGTDTYRESIKDLADFASKNLEAMNPPLFLRFLNLLMNDAIFLLDEAIQYLSKIKIQQIEKDRGEWDSLTPEARREKEAGLQMFGQLARFHNIMSNETIGTLAFLTSEIRSLFVHPFLAERIISMLNYFLQHLVGPKMGALKVKDFSEFDFKPQQLVSDICTIYLNLGDEENFCATVPKDGRSYSPTLFAQTVRVLKKINKPGNMILAFSNLAEKIKSLADLQQQEEETYADACDEFLDPIMSTLMCDPVVLPSSRVTVDRSTIARHLLSDQTDPFNRSPLTMDQIRPNTELKEKIQRWLAERKQQQKEQLE; encoded by the exons ATGGCAGTAGAGCTGGAAGATCAAGACTGCCTTGATATGAACAATGTTGAGCAG GCCCTCTTTGCTCGCTTATTACTTCAAGATCCAGGCAATCACTTGATTAACATGACTTCTTCTACAACGTTGAATCTCTCTGCTGATCGAGATGCAGGGGAGAGGCACATTTTTTGCTACCTTTACTCCTGCTTCCAAAGAGCCAAGGAAGAG ATTACCAAAGTTCCAGAGAACTTGCTACCCTTTGCAGTGCAGTGTAGGAATCTCACTGTGTCCAATACCCGAACAGTTCTCCTCACCCCGGAGATCTACGTTGACCAAAACATCCACGAGCAGCTGGTAGATTTGATGTTGGAAGCCATTCAAGGAGCCC ATTTTGAAGATGTAACTGAGTTTCTGGAAGAGGTCATTGAAGCCTTGATATTAGATGAGGAAGTTCGAACATTTCCAGAAGTCATGATTCCAGTGTTTGATATTTTATTGGGCCGAATAAAAGATCTAGAGCTCTGCCAGATCCTGTTGTATGCATATCTGGATATTCTTCTTTATTTCACTAGGCAAAAGGATTTGGCAAAG GTTTTTGTAGAATATATTCAGCCCAAGGACCCTAATAATGGGCAGATGTACCAGAAGACCTTGCTGGGAGTAATTCTGAATATCTCTTGCTTATTAAAGACTCCAGGTGTTGTAGAAAATCATGGCTACTTCCTGAATCCATCTCGTTCCAGTCCCCAGGAGATCAAAGTACAAGAGGCCAACATCCATCAG TTCATGGCTCAGTTCCATGAAAAGATCTACCAGATGCTGAAGAACTTACTCCAGCTCTCTCCAGAAACCAAGCACTGTATCTTGTCCTGGCTTGGAAACTGTTTGCATGCAAATGCAGGCCGCACCAAGATTTGGGCCAATCAGATGCCAGAAATCTTCTTCCAAATGTATGCCTCGGATGCCTTCTTTCTGAATCTGGGTGCTGCTCTCCTGAAGCTGTGCCAGCCATTTTGCAAGCCCAGATCCTCTCGGCTCCTCACCTTTAATCCCACTTACTGTGCCCTGAAGGAGTTGAATGATGAAGAacgaaaaattaaaaatgtacacatgAGAG GTTTGGACAAAGAAACCTGTTTGATCCCAACTGTGCAGGAGCCGAAGTTTCCCCAAAACTACAACCTTGTAACAGAGAACCTTGCCCTGACAGAGTACACTTTGTACTTGGGATTTCACAG GTTGCATGATCAGATGGTAAAGATCAACCAAAATCTGCATCGGCTGCAGGTTACCTGGCGGGACGCTCAGCAAAGCTCTAGCCCTGCTGCTGACAATCTCCGCGAGCAGTTTGAACGGCTGATGACCATCTATCTTTCTACCAAGACTGCCATGACTGAGCCACAGATGCTACAAAACTGCCTAAATTTGCAGGTGTCCATGGCTGTACTACTGGTTCAGTTGGCCATAGGCAATGAGGGCTCACAGCCAATAGAGCTAACTTTTCCTTTGCCAGATGGCTACAGTTCTTTGGGTTATGTGCCAG aattctTTGCAGATAACCTGGgtgatttcctcatttttctccGCCGCTTTGCCGATGACATTTTGGAGACATCAGCAGATTCGCTGGAGCATGTCCTTCACTTTATTACCATTTTCACTGGAAGCGTAGAAAG AATGAAGAATCCCCACCTAAGGGCCAAATTAGCTGAAGTGTTAGAAGCAGTGATGCCCCACCTGGATCAGACTCCAAATCCCTTGGTATCCAGTGTTTTCCATCGGAAGCGTGTGTTCTGCAATTTTCCACATGCACCCCAACTTGCAGAAGCTCTGATCAAGGTTTTTGTGGACATTGAGTTTACAG GAGACCCCCATCAATTTGAACAGAAGTTTAATTACCGCCGTCCCATGTATCCCATCCTAAAATACATGTGGGGGACAGATACCTATCGGGAAAGCATTAAG GATTTGGCTGACTTTGCCTCTAAGAATCTAGAAGCCATGAATCCTCCACTTTTCCTCCGCTTTCTTAACCTGCTAATGAATGATGCCATCTTCCTTTTGGATGAAGCCATACAg TATTTGAGCAAGATAAAGATTCAGCAGATTGAGAAGGACCGAGGTGAATGGGATAGTCTGACTCCAGAAGCCCGCCGAGAGAAGGAGGCTGGCCTACAGATGTTTGGACAGCTGGCACGTTTCCATAACATCATGTCCAACGAAACAATTGGTACCCTTGCCTTTCTAACATCAG AGATCAGATCACTCTTTGTGCATCCCTTCCTGGCTGAGCGCATCATCTCCATGCTGAACTACTTCCTGCAGCACTTGGTTGGCCCCAAGATGGGTGCCTTAAAAGTCAAAGACTTCAGCGAATTTGACTTCAAACCTCAGCAGCTTGTATCAGATATCTGCACTATCTACTTAAATCTTGG GGATGAGGAGAATTTCTGTGCCACTGTGCCCAAAGATGGACGTTCCTATTCCCCAACTCTCTTTGCGCAGACAGTTCGAGtcctgaagaaaataaataagcctGGGAATATGATCCTAGCTTTCAGTAACTTAGCAGAGAAAATcaag TCTCTTGCAGACCTCCAACAACAGGAAGAGGAGACCTATGCAGATGCCTGTGATGAATTCCTGGATCCCATCATGAGCACACTGATGTGTGACCCTGTGGTGCTGCCATCTTCCAGAGTCACTGTGGATCGATCCACTATTGCTAGACATTTGCTCAG TGACCAAACAGATCCCTTTAATCGTAGTCCCCTAACCATGGACCAGATCCGGCCAAAcacagaactaaaagaaaaaatccagCGGTGGCTCGCAGAGAGGAAGCAACAACAAAAGGAGCAACTTGAATAA